AGTGCGCTCGTACTCGCCGAGCGTCTCGTCGATCAGACCCTTGGCGAGGCTGGTCACCAGCCAGCGCCGCGCCTGCGCTCGCGCCTCGGCGGCGGCGAGGTTGGCCGCCAGCTGGTGCGTGGCGAGGTCGGCGGAGTGCGTCAGGTCGTCGAGGCGCTGCTTGAGCCCCCCGACCCGCTCGTCGAGCCCCCTGACCTCCTGTCCGAGGCGCTCGGCCGCCTCCTCCCGCACCTTCACGTCGGCCTCCCAGCCGCGAGGGTCGGCCGCCGCCAGGTCGCGCCGCGCCGCGTCCTGACGCGCACCGAACCGGGTCGCGAGCTCGCGCTCGGCGTCGCGGACCACGGCCTCGTGGCGCTTTCGTTCCAGCTCCCTCTCGGCGCGGCGGGCCTCAGCGCCGGCCAACGCCTCGACCCACCCCCGCACGGCGCTCGCCACGCCGCCCTCGCCCACCGTCTCGCCCAGCGCCCCCGCCAGGCGCTCCGCTCGCGCGCGGTAGTCGTCGTTTCGCAGGGTGGCCGGGCGCACCCAGGCGTAGGCCTCGCGGTAGGCAGACTGCGCTGCCCGCCCGCGCTCGATGGCGTTCAGCAGGTGCGGGACGACGGACGGGCCGCTGCCGGCCGGTAGGCCGTTGCGTTCGCACCACGCCTCCCACTCCCGGCGCGCGTCGGCCTCGACCGCCTTGCCGGAGGCGACCTCCTGCCTGAGGGCCTCGAGCGCCTCTCCCGCCGCCCGCAGCGCAGCGACCGTCGAGTCGTGGGCGGCGCGAGCTCGGCGGGCCTCGCGCAAGGCGTCCGACCGGAGGGCGAGGGCACGCAGCGCGGCGCGGAGGTCGGCCGCGAGCGTCGCGCCGCCATCCAGACCCAACCGCGCGGCGGCGGTCCTCGATTCCGCCGCCAGCTCGCCGACCACCAGCTCGAGCCTCGCCGCCTCCTCCGCGAGCGCCGCCATGGCATCTCGCCCCCGCGCGCGCTGCCGTGCAGGGGCCAACAGGGCGGTCGCGGCGAGCCCCAGCGCCAGCGCCAAGGCGCCGTAGCCCGGGCCCGCCCCCCAGGCCAACCAGGTGGCGCCCGCGGCGAGGGCGATCAGCAGGCCCCAACCGACCCAGCGGGCGGTCCGGCCGGACGCCGCCCGGGTCGAGGCGGCCTGGAGCCGCTCCAGGGCGCCCGCGCGCTCGTTCTCGGCGCGGCTCAGGGCGACGCTCAGGTCCTCCAGGCGCTCGAGCTCCGCGCGGCGCGCCTCGACGGCTCGCAGGTCGGCGACGTCGTCGACCGGCGCGGCGCCGCCCTGACCCGCGCCCGCGGGCGCCGGCCGGACGGCCTCCGCCAGCAGCCCCTCGCGCCTGGCGCGGGCGGAGGCCTCGGCCGCGGTCGCTTCGGCGAGCCTGTGCTCGGCCGCCTCGACGGCGCCGGCGAGCCTGGCGCGCGCCGCCATGGCCTGCTGCGCCTCGGCCTGAGCGGCCTCCGCCCGTTCGCGCCAGGCGGCGGCGCCGTCGAACGCCGCCAGGCGCGCGGCGCTCCAGGCGGGGCCTAGCTCGCGGAGGCAGTCTCGCAGCGCGTCGACGCGAGCCTGCATCGCCGTGAGCCGCCGAGCCACCTCGTCGAGCGTCTGCTCGTACCGTTCGAGGCCGGCGCCCAACTCGGTGATGGTCGCAGCGTGCCGCAGCCAGCGCTCGTCGGCGCCCTGCGCGCCACCCTCCGAGGCGGCCGCGCCAAGGCGTCGCAGGGCGGCGAGCGACTCGGCGCGCGCCTGCCACGCCGGCCACAGCGCCAGGAGGTTCGCCTGCCAGTCGCGCTGCGCCAGCGTCCGCCCCAACTCGTCGGCCCGGGTCCGGGCCAGGGTCGCGGCGTCGTCGCGCTCGCGCTCGAGCCTCTCGAAGGCGCGCGCCTCGTCGCGAGCCTGCGTGGCGGCCGCCTGCAGGCGCCGCAGCTCTTCGGCCGGTCTGCCGAGGGCCGTCTCCTTGCTGCGCGGCCTCAGCAGTTCACCGAGCCGCGACTCCAGGTCACGGGAGGCGCGACCAGCGTTCTCGCCCGCTCCCGCCACCGCGGCGGAGAAGAGGCGCTCCTTCACGGCCGCGTCCGTGAGGCCGTCGAACTCCTGGAGCTCCCCGAGGCCGAAGGCGAAGACGTTGCGGTAGGTGCTCGCGTCGAGCGAGCCGGTCAGCGCCGCCAGGCGGGACAAATCGAGCTGGTCGCCGCTCGCGAGGTCCAGGAGGCGGTGGGTGGCGCGCGCGCCGCTGCGGATCACGCGGTAGGCGCGGTCGGCGTCGTGGAGGTCCAGGCTCCCCACCACCCGGGTGGCGGCCGCGAGCGCCGTGGGGAAGAGGAGCGCCTGGATGAAGGCCAACAGGGTGCTCTTGCCCGCCTCGTTCGGGCCCTCCACGACCACCAGGCCCGGTCCGAGCTCGAGCTCCGTGCCCTCTAACGCGCGGAAGCGACCGATGGAGACGCGGCCCAGTCGCACGGCTCAGGCCTCCCGGTAGCCGACGTCCAGCAGGTCGAGAGCGAGGGCCTCGGCCTCGTCCCAGATGGCCCCGGCGTCCGCCTCGAACGAGGCCAGGTCGAGGAGCGCCGCGACGGGGCGCAGGTGCGGGTGATCGTTCAGTTGCCGGGCGAGCGCCGCGACCGCTCGCGCGGCCTCCGGCCGGCCCGCGTCGCTGCGGCGCAGCAGGTCCGCCACGAAGTCGCCGGCGGCGAGGCGAGCCGCGCGGTCCATGGGCGGCCTGGTGCTGAGGCGCACCTCCTCCCACCAGACGTTGGGGGGCGCCGTGTCGCGAAGGTAGTCGGTGAGCCCTTGCTCCCCGCCGGCGCGGAGCGCGGCGTTGGCGGGTCCGGCACCGCGCAGCTCGGCGCGCAGGACGTGAGTGTGCGCGGCGCCCGCCGGACCCACGGCCGCGGCCAGCGCGGCGTGCACCGCGTCGACATCGGCCAGGCCGGCGATGTCTATCGTGACGTCATCGAAGCGCACCAACCCCACGTCGACGAACTCGAGCGTCGCGCGTCCGTCCTCGACGTGCACCAGGTAGAAGCCGCGTTCGCCGCGCTCGCCGGCGTGACGGGCCTGCAGGTTGCCAGGGTAGACGACCACGGGGTCCCGCTCCTGCAGGACGGCGCGCGTGTGGACGTGCCCCAACGCCCAGTAGTCGAGGCCGGCGGCGCGCAGGTCGGCCATGGTCGTCGGCGCGTAGTTGTCGTGCCCGCCCAACCCAGCGACGTTGGCGTGCAGCAGGCCGACCTGGAACCCCGCGAAGCCCGGGTCGCGCGCGAAGCGCAGCGCGAGGTTCTCGCTGACCTCCGGTTCAGCGAAGGAGAGGCCGTGCACGAGCGCCAGCGTCTCGGCGCCACGCACGACCGGCGCGGCGCGGACCGCGTCGTGGCCGAACAGGGTGACGAGGGGCGGCCACTCGCTCACGGCCGGCCAGCGACCCCCGCGGGGGTCGTGGTTGCCGTGCACCACGAAGCTCGCCACGCCGGCCGCCGACAGGCGCGCGAGCCCGTCGCGGAACCGCAGTTGGGCCCGCACGCCCGCCACCTCGCTGTCGTAGACGTCGCCGGCGACCACCACGAAGTCGACGCCGGCCGCGAGGCAGGCGTCCACCGCGGCGTCCCACGCCGCGAGCGAGGCGTCGCGCAACGTGTCGGCCAGTCCCTTGTTCACGTCGCGCAGCCCGTGGAACGGGGTGTCGAGGTGGAGGTCGGCCAGGTGAGCGAAGCTGAAGCGCATGAGCCTCCTTCCCCGTGACGGCGATGGCGCCGCGCCTGCGCGGACCCGGCCCGGAAGATAACGCGCTCTGCGTGCCCCCCGCTATGAAGGAACGCCTAGCGGGAAGGGGCAAGGAGAGGGGCCGCAGGCGGCGTTCGCCCCGCCTGCGGCCCCTCCCTACGCTCCTTGGGCCCCCGGCCCCTCCAGCGCCCCCGCGCTCCCTCTTTGACCCCGGCGAGGTGGTGTTGGGCGCTCCCGTTGGCGCGCCCTCCAGCCTCTCCGTGCCGCCTCAGCTCGACGGCCGGGCGCTCTTCTCGGCGTTCGCTCCAGCGGCGCCGAGCGCCAGCATCCCGCCTGCCGCCCTGCCGGGCGCCAGCCCGGCCTCCGTCGTCCGCAGCTCGGCCGCGGGCTTACCGATCCCGAAGCCTTGCACGTGGCTCGCGCCAAGTGCCTTCAACTCCTCGCATGCGGACGCGTCCTCCACCCCCTCGGCGACAACCACCGCGTAGCGCGCGCTCGCGCCGAGCACGAAGTCGCGCGCGGCGGCGCGCTCCTCGCCGCGACCGTGAAGCGCGGCCTGCACCACGCTGCGGTCCACCTTGACGCCGTCCACGGGCGCGTCGAGGCGGGCGCGGTGGCCGAGGTCCTCTCGCGTGACGTCGTCGAGGTAGATGCCGCCGCACAGCTCCCGCAACAGCCGAAGCTGACGTGACAGCGTCGACGACTCCGGCGCCGCGCCCTCTACGACCTCGATGTAGAGGCGCTCGGTGACGCTGGGCAACATGCCCTCGAGCGCCAGCAAGGTGCCCGGGAGCTGGAGTTGAGCGGGAGTCAGGTTGACGGACAAGCGGACCTCGGGGTGCGCGGCGAGCACCTTGGCGCCCTTCAGCAGGGTGAAACGCGTGAAGGTGTCGATCCTGGCGGGCGCGAGCCAGTGAGGCAGGATGTCGAGCGGCCCGCGGATGGTGCCGTCGGGCAACCGCCACCGGATCAGTGCTTCCGACCAGTGGGCGTGGCCAGCGGCCAGCCGGACGATCGGTTGGAACATGAACGTGAGGTCTTCTAGTGGCGACTGCATTCGGGGGGATGGAGTCTTTCTGGTTGGAGCAGGGGCGACCCGCGGTAGGGGGCAGCCGCCGCGCTGCCTACGCTAGGCAGCGGTGGGGGCGGTCGACCTCAGCCGACGTCCCACTCGCCGGGCAGGTTGCTGCCACCGGCGATGACCGTGGCCGCGGGCGCGAAAGCGGCGAGGCTACCGACGGCGAGGCCGCTGATGGCGAGGGTGACGAGCAGGGCGGTGGCGATCTTCTTGAGGTTGCGCATGGGGGATTACCTCCGGTGGCGTGTTGACATGAAGGTAGTTCGCGGGGCGCTTCAAAGGCGCTTCATCGAGGCCGCCTCCGCCCGAAGCGGCGCTGAAGCGACGCGTCGACTAGCCTCGGGGCATCTCCGGGCCGAGGTCCGAACCGGAAGAAGGCTGAGTCGCTATGGATAGAGTCGCTTTGGACAGAGTCGCATTGGACAGAGAAGAAGCCCTGCGTCAACTGAAGGCCACCACCCAGTTCACGTTCGTGGGCGACAAGGTCCTGCTCAGGCAGGCGAGCGTCCTGCGAGCCGCCGCCGAGGTGCAGCTCGATGCCGCCCGCGCCGCCCACGTCCCCGGCGAGATGCTGCGCGGCGGCGTCAGGGCGCCGGTGGCGCGCCCCACGGCCTGAGCGGCGCCTAGGCGGCGCCCGAGCCCGACGCCCGTACCTGGCGCGCCCGTAACTGGCGCGCCAGGTACGGGCGCGCTATGTGCGGGCGCGCCAGGCCCCGCTGCGTCGCACTCGCACGCGCCACGGCCGGGCACCCCACGCTACGCACGCACGGTCACTCGGCCGCGCCCGGCCGGCCGAGCCTCGGGCGGCTATCCTTAGGCGATGTGGCTCGAGCGGCTCCTCGGAGTCATAACGGGGTCGGATCTGCCGGTGGTCGTGACCGGTGGCGAGCCGTACGGCGTCCCGTTCCTGATCGAGGCGATGCGCGCCAGGACGCCCCTGGCCTGGTTCGAGGTCGGCGCCGACGCCCGCGGTGACGCCGTCGCGCAGGGCAACGCGCTGGCCCGCGCCGTCGACGGCGCCATCGGCACCCGCCTGCTGGGCTCGGCGCTGCCGTACCAGGCTCAGCTCGCCTCGTTGCGCCACCACGGCGCCGACCTGCGGCCCCTCTGGCTCGCG
The Trueperaceae bacterium DNA segment above includes these coding regions:
- a CDS encoding AAA family ATPase, which codes for MRLGRVSIGRFRALEGTELELGPGLVVVEGPNEAGKSTLLAFIQALLFPTALAAATRVVGSLDLHDADRAYRVIRSGARATHRLLDLASGDQLDLSRLAALTGSLDASTYRNVFAFGLGELQEFDGLTDAAVKERLFSAAVAGAGENAGRASRDLESRLGELLRPRSKETALGRPAEELRRLQAAATQARDEARAFERLERERDDAATLARTRADELGRTLAQRDWQANLLALWPAWQARAESLAALRRLGAAASEGGAQGADERWLRHAATITELGAGLERYEQTLDEVARRLTAMQARVDALRDCLRELGPAWSAARLAAFDGAAAWRERAEAAQAEAQQAMAARARLAGAVEAAEHRLAEATAAEASARARREGLLAEAVRPAPAGAGQGGAAPVDDVADLRAVEARRAELERLEDLSVALSRAENERAGALERLQAASTRAASGRTARWVGWGLLIALAAGATWLAWGAGPGYGALALALGLAATALLAPARQRARGRDAMAALAEEAARLELVVGELAAESRTAAARLGLDGGATLAADLRAALRALALRSDALREARRARAAHDSTVAALRAAGEALEALRQEVASGKAVEADARREWEAWCERNGLPAGSGPSVVPHLLNAIERGRAAQSAYREAYAWVRPATLRNDDYRARAERLAGALGETVGEGGVASAVRGWVEALAGAEARRAERELERKRHEAVVRDAERELATRFGARQDAARRDLAAADPRGWEADVKVREEAAERLGQEVRGLDERVGGLKQRLDDLTHSADLATHQLAANLAAAEARAQARRWLVTSLAKGLIDETLGEYERTKVPAVLRRAGAHLASMTAGRYTRVHLQEGRALRVFTATDEPRETEELSRGTKEQLYLAVRFALVASFSESHGPLPLVLDDVLVNADPERAARLADVIADVALAHQVLFLTCHPHVARLLAERADAATHLRLAGPPREAPVGEWRGRDAALPATAVAPWAGPGE
- a CDS encoding DNA repair exonuclease, yielding MRFSFAHLADLHLDTPFHGLRDVNKGLADTLRDASLAAWDAAVDACLAAGVDFVVVAGDVYDSEVAGVRAQLRFRDGLARLSAAGVASFVVHGNHDPRGGRWPAVSEWPPLVTLFGHDAVRAAPVVRGAETLALVHGLSFAEPEVSENLALRFARDPGFAGFQVGLLHANVAGLGGHDNYAPTTMADLRAAGLDYWALGHVHTRAVLQERDPVVVYPGNLQARHAGERGERGFYLVHVEDGRATLEFVDVGLVRFDDVTIDIAGLADVDAVHAALAAAVGPAGAAHTHVLRAELRGAGPANAALRAGGEQGLTDYLRDTAPPNVWWEEVRLSTRPPMDRAARLAAGDFVADLLRRSDAGRPEAARAVAALARQLNDHPHLRPVAALLDLASFEADAGAIWDEAEALALDLLDVGYREA
- a CDS encoding EAL domain-containing protein, whose amino-acid sequence is MFQPIVRLAAGHAHWSEALIRWRLPDGTIRGPLDILPHWLAPARIDTFTRFTLLKGAKVLAAHPEVRLSVNLTPAQLQLPGTLLALEGMLPSVTERLYIEVVEGAAPESSTLSRQLRLLRELCGGIYLDDVTREDLGHRARLDAPVDGVKVDRSVVQAALHGRGEERAAARDFVLGASARYAVVVAEGVEDASACEELKALGASHVQGFGIGKPAAELRTTEAGLAPGRAAGGMLALGAAGANAEKSARPSS